In Euphorbia lathyris chromosome 10, ddEupLath1.1, whole genome shotgun sequence, a single genomic region encodes these proteins:
- the LOC136209596 gene encoding iridoid oxidase-like, producing MEYKISNWFIWFPSIIFITFFLILKKRHSKNSRNQQPPGPPALPVIGNLLDIGSNLNQSLYKLRLKYGDLLWLRLGWTNTLVIQTAKAAEQLFKNHDASFCDRTVPEASTALNFNDGSVAVGKYGSNWRILRRLVTLGLMTGKQIQETVFVRRKCIDNMIQEIEEDSVAGLRRGESGEVELSKYVFIMAFNLMGNLVLSKDLVNSRSDEGNEFFHVMDKVMELSGKPNLADFYPFFKRFDPQRIKKSMERYLGRTLSIVEKYVMERIEERKSTKERESKDFLDTILEYNDGGRQEHERISTHNIIIIILEMFFGGTETTSSTIEWVMTELVRSPKSMKRVKEELDRVVGERRKFGEDDWDELPYLHAVIKESMRLHPILPLLIPRKSLEDSNFMGYFIPKDTQVFVNVSAIGRDPEVWDDPLSFKPERFIGSNIHYRGQNFELLPFGSGRRICVGYPLAHQILHLTVASLLQCFDWEIDSMSVVETMDMNERLGITVRKLIPLKAIPKKKIMVE from the exons ATGGAGTACAAAATCAGTAATTGGTTTATCTGGTTTCCTTCTATCATTTTCATCACTTTCTTCCTAATTCTGAAAAAGAGGCACTCAAAAAACAGCCGGAACCAACAACCGCCGGGCCCACCAGCTTTGCCGGTGATCGGGAACTTATTGGATATCGGAAGCAATCTAAATCAGAGTTTATACAAACTCAGATTAAAGTACGGAGATTTACTCTGGTTAAGATTGGGATGGACTAATACTCTTGTGATTCAAACAGCCAAGGCAGCCGAACAACTATTCAAGAATCATGATGCTTCCTTTTGTGACAGAACTGTCCCCGAAGCTTCCACGGCTCTTAACTTCAACGACGGATCAGTTGCCGTCGGAAAATACGGCTCCAACTGGCGCATTCTTCGCCGGCTAGTCACATTGGGGCTCATGACTGGTAAGCAAATCCAAGAAACGGTATTCGTTCGTCGGAAATGTATCGACAATATGATACAGGAAATCGAGGAGGATTCAGTAGCAGGACTACGCCGAGGAGAATCAGGAGAAGTAGAGTTATCTAAATATGTATTTATCATGGCGTTTAATCTTATGGGAAACCTTGTTCTTTCTAAGGATCTTGTTAATTCTAGATCGGATGAAGGAAATGAGTTTTTTCATGTTATGGATAAGGTTATGGAGCTTAGTGGGAAGCCAAATTTGGCTGATTTTTATCCGTTTTTTAAAAGATTTGATCCGCAGAGGATTAAGAAGAGTATGGAGAGATATCTGGGACGAACTCTGAGTATTGTGGAGAAGTACGTGATGGAAAGGATTGAAGAGCGTAAGTCAACGAAAGAAAGAGAGAGTAAAGACTTTTTGGATACAATCTTGGAATACAATGATGGTGGAAGACAAGAACATGAAAGAATTTCAACTCATAATATCATCATAATCATACTG GAAATGTTTTTTGGTGGAACAGAAACCACGAGTTCAACTATTGAATGGGTGATGACAGAACTGGTCCGTAGCCCAAAATCAATGAAAAGAGTTAAAGAAGAACTAGATAGAGTTGTCGGAGAGAGGAGAAAATTTGGAGAGGATGACTGGGATGAATTGCCATATTTGCACGCAGTAATCAAAGAATCAATGAGATTACATCCTATACTTCCATTGTTAATTCCACGAAAATCATTAGAAGATTCAAATTTCATGGGATATTTCATTCCTAAAGATACACAAGTTTTTGTGAACGTATCAGCAATAGGAAGAGATCCAGAAGTTTGGGATGATCCATTAAGTTTTAAACCCGAAAGATTTATAGGTTCAAATATTCATTACAGAGGACAAAACTTTGAGTTACTTCCATTTGGATCTGGAAGAAGGATATGTGTGGGATATCCATTGGCTCACCAAATTCTTCATCTCACTGTTGCCTCTTTGCTTCAATGTTTTGATTGGGAAATTGATAGTATGTCTGTTGTTGAGACAATGGACATGAATGAAAGGTTGGGAATTACAGTTAGGAAGCTTATTCCTTTGAAAGCCATACCAAAGAAGAAGATTATGGTAGAatga
- the LOC136209821 gene encoding iridoid oxidase-like, giving the protein MIVQTEKMDCKISNWLIWFPSLIFITSFLILKKRQSKNSRKQQPPGPPALPVIGNLLDIRSDLNQSLYKLRLKYGDLLWLRLGSIDTLVIQTAKAAEQLFKNHDASFCDRTVHEASKALNFNDGSIGVGKYGSNWRILRRLVTLGLMTSKQIQKTVFVRRKCIDNMIREIEEDSAAGLRRGESGEIELSKYVFIMTFNLMGNLVLSRDLVNSRSDEGNEFFHAMDKVMELSGKPNLADFYPFFKRFDLQRIKKSMERYLGRTLSIVEKFVMERIEECKSMKERESRDFLDTILEYNESGDGGRQEQERISTHNILILILEMFFGGTETTSSTIEWVMTELICSPKSMKMVKEELGRVFGHKRKVEEDDLDELPYLHAVIKESMRLHPILPLLIPRKALEDSSFMGYFIPKDTQVFVNASAIGRDPEAWDDPLSFKPERFLGSNIQYRGQNFELLPFGSGRRICVGYPLAHQILHLTVASLLQCFDWEIDSMSIAETMDMNERLGTTVRKLIPLKAIPRKKIIAE; this is encoded by the exons ATGATAGTTCAAACAGAGAAAATGGATTGCAAAATCAGTAATTGGCTTATCTGGTTTCCTTCTCTCATTTTCATCACTTCCTTTCTAATTCTGAAAAAGAGGCAGTCAAAAAACAGCCGGAAACAACAACCGCCCGGCCCACCAGCTTTGCCGGTGATCGGGAACTTGTTGGATATCAGAAGCGATCTAAATCAGAGTTTATACAAACTCAGATTAAAGTACGGCGATTTACTCTGGTTAAGACTTGGATCGATTGATACTCTTGTCATTCAAACCGCCAAGGCAGCCGAACAACTATTCAAGAATCACGACGCTTCCTTTTGTGACAGAACTGTCCATGAAGCTTCTAAAGCACTTAACTTCAACGACGGATCAATTGGCGTCGGAAAATACGGCTCCAACTGGCGCATTCTTCGCCGGCTAGTCACGTTAGGGCTCATGACTAGTAAACAAATCCAAAAAACGGTGTTCGTTCGTCGGAAATGTATCGACAATATGATACGGGAAATCGAGGAGGATTCAGCAGCAGGATTACGTCGAGGAGAATCGGGAGAAATAGAGTTATCTAAATATGTATTTATCATGACGTTTAACCTTATGGGAAACCTCGTTCTTTCTAGAGATCTTGTTAATTCTAGATCGGATGAAGGAAATGAGTTTTTTCATGCTATGGATAAGGTTATGGAGCTTAGTGGGAAGCCGAATTTGGCTGATTTTTATCCGTTTTTTAAACGATTTGATCTGCAGAGGATCAAGAAGAGTATGGAGAGATATCTGGGACGAACACTGAGCATTGTGGAGAAGTTCGTGATGGAAAGGATTGAAGAATGCAAGTCAATGAAAGAAAGAGAGAGTAGAGACTTTTTGGATACAATCTTGGAATATAATGAATCGGGTGATGGTGGAAgacaagaacaagaaagaattTCAACTCATAATATCCTCATACTCATACTG GAAATGTTTTTTGGTGGAACAGAAACTACGAGTTCAACTATTGAATGGGTGATGACAGAACTGATCTGTAGCCCAAAATCGATGAAAATGGTTAAAGAAGAACTGGGCAGAGTTTTCGGACACAAGAGAAAAGTTGAAGAGGATGACTTGGATGAATTGCCATATTTGCACGCCGTAATCAAAGAATCAATGAGATTACATCCTATACTCCCATTGTTAATTCCACGAAAAGCATTAGAAGATTCAAGTTTCATGGGATATTTCATACCTAAAGATACACAAGTTTTTGTGAACGCATCAGCAATAGGAAGAGACCCAGAAGCTTGGGATGATCCATTAAGTTTCAAGCCTGAAAGATTTTTAGGTTCAAATATTCAGTATAGAGGACAAAACTTTGAGTTACTTCCATTTGGATCTGGAAGAAGGATTTGTGTGGGATATCCATTGGCTCACCAAATTCTTCATCTCACTGTTGCCTCTTTGCTTCAGTGTTTTGATTGGGAAATTGATAGTATGTCTATTGCTGAGACAATGGACATGAATGAAAGGTTGGGAACTACAGTTAGGAAGCTTATTCCTTTGAAAGCCATACCAAGAAAGAAGATTATAGCAGAATGA